A single region of the Streptomyces sp. NBC_01803 genome encodes:
- a CDS encoding VOC family protein, producing the protein MITTDFIPGSPAWLDLGAPDLDAAAGFYGTVFGWEFQSLGPEAGGYGFFRLDGRTVGAAGPLNEQGARPAWMVYFRTDDADASARTVEETGGTVRAAPIDVDGAGRMGQFTDPQGAQFAVWQPGENKGLEAVDQPGALVWSELYTTDAPAAKEFYGTLFGWETQDMPLPGGGADGATYTLIGPPGGGSDDPAQDRMHGGVMQLPPENLALNGFRPYWHPVFGSTDCDATVSAVTGNGGSVQMGPEDAEGVGRLAVCIDPFGADFVVLTPAMPTGQD; encoded by the coding sequence ATGATCACCACCGACTTCATCCCGGGTTCGCCCGCCTGGCTCGACCTCGGCGCCCCCGATCTGGACGCCGCGGCGGGCTTCTACGGCACGGTGTTCGGCTGGGAGTTCCAGTCGCTCGGCCCCGAGGCGGGCGGCTACGGCTTCTTCCGTCTCGACGGCCGCACGGTCGGCGCCGCCGGACCGCTCAACGAGCAGGGCGCGCGCCCCGCCTGGATGGTCTACTTCAGGACCGACGACGCCGACGCCTCGGCCCGGACCGTGGAAGAGACGGGCGGCACGGTGCGCGCGGCCCCGATCGACGTGGACGGCGCGGGCCGGATGGGGCAGTTCACCGATCCGCAGGGCGCCCAGTTCGCCGTCTGGCAGCCGGGCGAGAACAAGGGCCTCGAAGCGGTTGACCAGCCCGGCGCCCTCGTCTGGTCCGAGCTGTACACGACCGACGCGCCGGCCGCGAAGGAGTTCTACGGAACGCTCTTCGGCTGGGAGACCCAGGACATGCCGCTCCCGGGCGGCGGCGCCGACGGCGCCACGTACACGCTCATCGGCCCGCCCGGCGGCGGCAGCGACGATCCGGCCCAGGACCGCATGCACGGCGGCGTCATGCAACTCCCGCCCGAGAACCTCGCCCTGAACGGCTTCCGTCCCTACTGGCACCCGGTCTTCGGCTCGACGGACTGCGACGCCACGGTCTCCGCCGTCACCGGGAACGGCGGCAGCGTCCAGATGGGGCCCGAGGACGCGGAGGGCGTCGGCCGACTGGCCGTCTGCATCGACCCGTTCGGCGCCGACTTCGTCGTGCTGACCCCCGCGATGCCGACCGGACAGGACTGA
- a CDS encoding Fpg/Nei family DNA glycosylase — MPEGDTVWQAARRLDTALTGHALIRFDLRVPQLATTDLRGRTVLETVPRGKHLLTRVEGGLTLHSHLRMDGSWKVFAPGEPWRGGPTHQIRAILATDNDRTAVGYRLPVLDLLRTTDEQRVVGHLGPDLLGPDWDPDEALRRLLAVPARPLGTALLDQRNLAGIGNVYMAELCFLAQATPWLPVGDLPAPERLVATAKRLLEANRATPNRTTTPAATRPRLHVYARAGQPCHTCGTPIEVAPEPHDHPGRDRPTYWCPHCQHGPSPALP; from the coding sequence ATGCCCGAAGGAGACACGGTCTGGCAAGCGGCCCGGCGGCTCGACACCGCGCTCACCGGCCACGCTCTCATCCGCTTCGACCTGCGCGTGCCCCAGCTCGCCACCACCGACCTGCGCGGCCGGACCGTGCTGGAGACCGTGCCGCGCGGTAAGCACCTGCTCACCCGCGTCGAGGGGGGACTGACCCTCCACTCGCACCTGCGCATGGACGGTTCCTGGAAGGTCTTCGCCCCCGGCGAGCCGTGGCGCGGCGGCCCCACCCACCAGATCCGCGCCATTCTGGCCACCGACAACGACCGCACCGCCGTCGGCTACCGCCTCCCCGTGCTCGACCTGCTCCGCACCACCGACGAACAGCGCGTCGTCGGCCACCTCGGCCCCGACCTGCTCGGCCCCGACTGGGACCCCGACGAGGCCCTGCGCCGCCTCCTCGCCGTCCCGGCCCGCCCGCTGGGGACGGCCCTCCTCGACCAGCGCAATCTCGCCGGCATCGGGAACGTCTACATGGCCGAGCTCTGCTTCCTCGCCCAGGCCACCCCCTGGCTCCCGGTGGGCGATCTCCCGGCCCCCGAGCGCCTGGTCGCGACGGCCAAACGCCTCCTGGAAGCCAACCGCGCCACCCCCAACCGCACCACGACCCCCGCCGCCACCCGCCCCCGCCTGCACGTCTACGCCCGCGCCGGCCAGCCTTGCCACACCTGCGGCACCCCCATCGAGGTCGCCCCCGAACCCCACGACCACCCCGGCCGCGACCGCCCCACGTACTGGTGCCCCCACTGCCAACACGGCCCGAGCCCGGCCCTTCCCTGA
- a CDS encoding GlsB/YeaQ/YmgE family stress response membrane protein — MEISGVISAIVIGLIIGLLGRLVLPGRQHIGVLWTIAVGIVAALIGSAIAEGLDLNDTDGVDWIEWLIQIALAAAGVAAVDRAKVRR, encoded by the coding sequence ATGGAGATTTCCGGAGTCATCAGCGCGATCGTGATCGGCCTGATCATCGGCCTTCTGGGGCGGCTGGTCCTCCCCGGTCGTCAGCACATCGGCGTTCTGTGGACGATCGCCGTCGGCATCGTGGCGGCGCTCATCGGCTCCGCTATAGCCGAAGGGCTGGACCTCAACGACACCGATGGCGTCGACTGGATCGAGTGGCTCATCCAGATCGCCCTGGCCGCCGCGGGGGTGGCCGCCGTCGACCGGGCCAAGGTCCGCCGCTGA
- a CDS encoding type 2 lanthipeptide synthetase LanM family protein: MTDAERDGDWFAGPVVAWAAPLLATLDARLAAISGLAPDEREVVARATREALLASLRLKLNRVFLLELRAASLAGHLAGLDERQRWDDFLDRASTPTFRERLEVRYPGLGERVTATGLFQIEAAVELAARLVADRAALPAVLGAPPGRLRALRLGAGDTHRGGRSVAALEMDGGPLMYKPRPMEVDAALRGLLDRVPGAAGEGSGDRGGEDGPRLPRVLVRGGYGWTEHVAHHYCRDDAELAQFYRNIGRWLAVMRLVGGTDLHAENIIAHGPVPVVVDAESLFAPDPAPPEPSGRGAAVDIAAATIRRTVLSTGILPVRLGGFALAGVDMSAAGALPGQQPRVPMPVIVGGGSDRAHMEIAMADLPPALNHPCPEPVLQRYWDQVLVGFRDWTDRLRRLDRGSRLENVLRVFDGAEVRRIRRATQSYVEVGRMLWHPASLHDPAQALERGRDILRRNALAVPGAPLERPVIDGEIADLMTGDIPVFTATVDHGTVCDAVRDWRAGDFALEEMTIQGALVGAYLNERALPPRRPAPPVEPVHEDFETRRRAVAAAGARTLCEGAVRAEDGTATWVSPVMTDTGWTIKPLTADVYTGQGGVVLALAGYASEVRRGAADPVEGLGEVLSGALRVLAATEDIETTKPVGGFTGLASQVWTWIALHDLLGAGWTLARARRRAAALTPEVIAGDKALDVLGGAAGVVVPLLNLAAATREDRWLETAALAGRRLERTALLDERGARWSTTMFPEGIGGFAHGATGMGWALHRLALSPAGTVADRARWRELADRALAFEDTLYRPEAANWFDARVGGETDFPNAWCHGSTGIGLAACDLYRRTGEERHLTTARRAGAAGLAEGFGFSHTLCHGDLGLWELQTTLRGLGVEEGVPEARWLNSRLLTDLEERGPVGGLAREAFSPGLMPGLSGVVHQLLRMRPRHRLPSPLLLERKI; the protein is encoded by the coding sequence ATGACGGACGCCGAGAGAGACGGGGACTGGTTCGCCGGGCCGGTCGTGGCATGGGCGGCGCCGCTGCTGGCCACGCTGGACGCGCGGCTCGCGGCGATCTCCGGTCTCGCGCCCGACGAGCGCGAGGTTGTCGCCCGCGCCACGCGCGAGGCGCTGCTCGCCTCGCTCCGGCTCAAGTTGAACCGAGTCTTCCTGCTGGAGCTGCGCGCCGCATCACTCGCGGGCCATCTGGCGGGACTTGACGAACGGCAGCGCTGGGACGACTTCCTCGACCGGGCGAGCACCCCGACGTTCCGCGAACGGCTGGAGGTCCGTTACCCCGGCCTCGGTGAACGGGTCACCGCCACTGGCCTGTTCCAGATCGAGGCGGCCGTCGAGCTGGCCGCGCGCCTGGTCGCCGACCGGGCCGCGCTGCCCGCCGTGCTCGGCGCGCCCCCCGGCCGGCTGCGCGCCCTGCGGCTGGGGGCCGGGGACACCCACCGGGGCGGCCGGAGCGTCGCCGCGCTGGAGATGGACGGCGGCCCCTTGATGTACAAGCCGCGTCCGATGGAGGTGGACGCGGCGTTGCGGGGGCTGCTGGACCGGGTGCCCGGCGCGGCCGGGGAGGGCAGCGGGGACCGGGGCGGGGAGGACGGTCCGCGCCTGCCGCGGGTGCTGGTGCGCGGCGGCTACGGCTGGACCGAGCACGTGGCCCACCACTACTGCCGTGACGACGCCGAACTGGCCCAGTTCTACCGGAACATCGGGCGCTGGCTCGCCGTCATGCGGCTGGTCGGCGGCACCGACCTGCACGCCGAGAACATCATCGCGCACGGCCCGGTGCCCGTGGTCGTGGACGCCGAGAGCCTGTTCGCCCCCGACCCGGCGCCACCGGAGCCCAGCGGGCGCGGCGCGGCCGTCGACATCGCCGCCGCGACGATCCGGCGCACGGTGCTGAGCACCGGCATCCTGCCCGTCCGGCTCGGCGGCTTCGCGCTCGCGGGCGTCGACATGTCGGCGGCCGGCGCGCTGCCCGGCCAGCAGCCACGGGTGCCCATGCCCGTGATCGTGGGCGGCGGTTCGGACCGCGCCCACATGGAGATCGCCATGGCCGACCTCCCGCCGGCCCTCAACCACCCTTGTCCCGAGCCGGTGTTGCAGCGGTACTGGGACCAGGTGCTGGTCGGCTTCCGGGACTGGACGGACCGGCTGCGCCGACTGGACCGCGGGAGCCGGCTGGAGAACGTGCTCCGCGTCTTCGACGGCGCGGAGGTGCGCCGGATCCGGCGGGCGACCCAGAGCTATGTCGAGGTCGGCCGGATGCTGTGGCACCCGGCCTCCCTGCACGACCCGGCCCAGGCGCTGGAGCGCGGACGCGACATCCTGCGCCGCAACGCCCTGGCCGTCCCGGGCGCGCCACTCGAACGGCCGGTCATCGACGGGGAGATCGCCGACCTCATGACGGGCGACATCCCGGTGTTCACCGCGACGGTGGACCACGGCACGGTGTGCGACGCCGTACGGGACTGGCGCGCGGGCGACTTCGCGCTGGAGGAGATGACCATCCAGGGCGCGCTGGTGGGCGCCTATCTCAACGAGCGGGCGCTGCCGCCGCGTCGGCCCGCCCCACCCGTCGAGCCGGTGCACGAGGACTTCGAGACACGCCGCCGGGCCGTCGCCGCGGCGGGGGCACGCACGCTGTGCGAGGGCGCGGTGCGCGCCGAGGACGGGACGGCCACCTGGGTCAGCCCGGTGATGACGGACACCGGGTGGACGATCAAGCCGCTGACCGCCGACGTCTACACCGGGCAGGGCGGCGTGGTGCTGGCCCTGGCCGGCTACGCGAGCGAGGTGCGGCGGGGGGCGGCCGATCCGGTGGAGGGGCTGGGAGAGGTGCTGTCGGGCGCGCTGCGGGTGCTGGCGGCGACCGAGGACATCGAGACGACGAAGCCGGTGGGCGGCTTCACCGGGCTCGCGTCGCAGGTGTGGACGTGGATCGCGCTGCACGACCTGCTGGGCGCCGGGTGGACGCTGGCCCGCGCCCGGCGGCGGGCCGCCGCGCTGACACCAGAGGTGATCGCGGGCGACAAGGCGCTGGACGTGCTCGGCGGCGCGGCCGGGGTGGTCGTGCCGCTGCTGAACCTGGCGGCGGCGACCCGGGAGGACCGGTGGCTGGAGACGGCCGCGCTGGCGGGCCGGCGGCTGGAGCGGACGGCGCTGCTGGACGAACGCGGCGCGCGCTGGTCGACCACGATGTTCCCCGAGGGCATCGGCGGCTTCGCGCACGGCGCCACCGGCATGGGCTGGGCCCTGCACCGGCTGGCGCTCTCCCCGGCCGGGACCGTGGCCGACCGGGCGCGCTGGCGTGAACTCGCGGACCGAGCCCTGGCGTTCGAGGACACGCTGTACCGGCCGGAGGCGGCGAACTGGTTCGACGCGCGCGTCGGCGGCGAGACCGATTTCCCCAACGCCTGGTGCCACGGCAGCACGGGCATCGGCCTGGCGGCCTGCGACCTGTACCGGCGCACGGGCGAGGAGCGGCACTTGACGACCGCGCGGCGGGCCGGGGCGGCGGGGCTGGCGGAGGGCTTCGGCTTCAGCCACACGCTGTGCCACGGTGATCTGGGGCTGTGGGAGCTACAGACGACGTTGCGCGGCCTGGGCGTTGAGGAGGGCGTGCCCGAAGCGCGGTGGTTGAACAGCCGGTTACTGACCGACCTGGAGGAACGCGGGCCGGTGGGCGGCCTGGCGCGGGAGGCGTTCTCCCCCGGCCTGATGCCCGGGCTGAGCGGCGTCGTGCATCAACTGCTGCGCATGCGGCCCCGGCACCGGCTGCCGTCGCCGCTGCTGCTGGAACGGAAGATCTGA
- a CDS encoding DUF6229 family protein — MPSIRLDSPADLIVAAWLDGAESAYGQDNPAGPLYVGGAATEAALVDAAEALLTRCSSCSGSLGSYCC, encoded by the coding sequence ATGCCTTCCATCCGACTCGACTCGCCCGCCGACCTGATCGTCGCCGCCTGGCTCGACGGCGCCGAGAGCGCCTACGGGCAGGACAACCCGGCCGGCCCGCTGTACGTCGGCGGAGCGGCCACCGAGGCCGCGCTGGTCGACGCCGCCGAGGCGCTGCTGACCCGGTGCAGCAGCTGTTCGGGCTCGCTGGGCAGCTACTGCTGCTGA
- a CDS encoding DUF1772 domain-containing protein encodes MKVARFASLLFAGVFSGFLVGVLVLETSLRSYDRYVYAQVREVELDALDVLASATLIPALLAVAVLVFSAFRAKGPALWLPLTAFVLLLIVFVTSLAVSVPINGDQGDWDVQAPPSDWADVRDRWQTAHVVRTVAAVLAFGFLAFSALRKPAPEPATEPAPEATPA; translated from the coding sequence GTGAAAGTCGCACGCTTTGCGAGCCTCCTGTTCGCGGGGGTTTTCTCCGGTTTCCTCGTCGGGGTCCTGGTCCTGGAGACCTCCCTGCGCAGCTATGACCGCTATGTCTACGCCCAGGTCCGGGAGGTGGAGCTCGACGCGCTGGACGTCCTCGCCTCGGCCACCCTCATTCCCGCGCTTCTCGCCGTGGCCGTGCTCGTGTTCTCCGCGTTCCGGGCGAAAGGCCCCGCGCTCTGGCTGCCGTTGACCGCTTTCGTCCTGCTCCTGATCGTCTTCGTCACGTCCCTCGCGGTGAGCGTGCCGATCAACGGCGACCAGGGCGACTGGGATGTGCAGGCGCCGCCATCCGACTGGGCGGACGTGCGCGACCGTTGGCAGACCGCCCACGTGGTGCGGACCGTCGCGGCGGTGCTGGCGTTCGGCTTCCTGGCCTTCTCCGCCCTGCGCAAGCCGGCTCCCGAGCCGGCCACCGAGCCGGCTCCCGAAGCGACCCCCGCCTGA
- a CDS encoding AAA family ATPase, giving the protein MSSSVVLITGVMAAGKSTVAQLLAERLPRAVHIRGDIFRRMMISGRAELTPELTPEALAQLRLRHRLSAATADEYAAAGWTAVIQDVILGHALADYVELVRTRPLYVVVLAPTPEAVAHREGARAKTGYGAWSVPALDQVLRVDTPRLGLWLDTSDLTPAETVDEILSHLPAARHEPGLHP; this is encoded by the coding sequence CTGTCCTCTTCAGTGGTGCTGATCACCGGAGTCATGGCGGCCGGCAAATCCACGGTGGCCCAGCTCCTCGCCGAGCGGCTCCCCCGGGCCGTGCACATCCGGGGCGACATCTTCCGCCGCATGATGATCTCCGGCCGTGCCGAGCTGACGCCCGAGCTGACCCCGGAGGCGCTGGCCCAGCTCCGCCTGCGGCACCGCCTGTCGGCGGCGACGGCCGACGAGTACGCGGCGGCCGGCTGGACAGCGGTGATCCAGGACGTCATCCTCGGCCACGCCCTGGCCGACTACGTGGAGCTGGTCCGGACCCGCCCGCTCTATGTGGTGGTCCTGGCCCCCACCCCCGAGGCGGTCGCCCACCGCGAGGGCGCCCGCGCGAAAACGGGCTACGGCGCGTGGTCGGTCCCCGCCCTCGACCAGGTCCTGCGCGTGGACACCCCCCGCCTCGGCCTGTGGCTCGACACCTCGGACCTCACCCCGGCCGAGACCGTGGACGAGATCCTGTCCCACCTCCCCGCAGCCCGCCACGAACCGGGACTGCACCCCTGA
- a CDS encoding alkaline phosphatase D family protein: MTHAAHAAPASHAAPSRRTVVTAAAATAAVLPLAAAGRAGAAGTPAFHHGVASGDPLPDGVVLWTRVTPVPEAVPGSAAGPDLEVAWEVAEDAAFRAVVTSGRTTATAASDHTVKADVRGLRPDTGYHFRFTAAGVRSPAGRTRTAPAADAAVANLRLGVVSCSNYEAGHFAAYRHLAARDDLHAVLHLGDYIYEYGTGTYPADPVRVQQPAHEILTLADYRVRHGHYRTDPDLRALHAAHPLIAIWDDHETANDTWREGAQNHTPGAEGDWSARRAAAVQAYFEWIPVRPAVEGTTYRRLRFGDLADLHLLDLRSFRDQQAASGDDTVDAPDRTLTGRAQLDWLTSGLSASDTRWHLIGNSVMISPVAFGSVPAFLLGPIAECLGVPAGGLAVNTDQWDGYTAERRRLLDHLHDQRITNTVFLTGDIHMHWATDVPLNAATYPLSPPVATEFVVTSVTSDNLDDILGVPANTVSPLAATAVRAANRHVHWVDMDAHGYAVLDVTEQRAQMDYFTLSDRADPDATSALTRSYQTRTGTQHTTRTTTPIR; this comes from the coding sequence GTGACCCACGCCGCTCACGCCGCCCCCGCATCCCACGCCGCGCCCAGCCGCCGCACGGTGGTCACGGCCGCCGCCGCGACCGCCGCCGTGCTGCCGCTCGCCGCCGCGGGCCGGGCCGGCGCCGCCGGGACGCCCGCCTTCCACCACGGCGTCGCCTCCGGCGACCCGCTCCCGGACGGCGTGGTGCTGTGGACCCGCGTCACCCCGGTCCCCGAGGCCGTGCCCGGCTCGGCTGCCGGGCCCGACCTGGAGGTCGCGTGGGAGGTCGCCGAGGACGCCGCCTTCCGCGCCGTCGTGACCTCGGGCCGCACGACGGCCACGGCCGCCTCCGACCACACCGTCAAGGCGGACGTGCGCGGCTTGCGCCCGGACACCGGCTACCACTTCCGCTTCACCGCCGCGGGCGTCCGTTCCCCCGCCGGCCGCACCCGCACCGCGCCCGCCGCCGACGCGGCGGTGGCCAACCTCCGGCTCGGCGTGGTCTCCTGCTCCAACTACGAGGCCGGCCACTTCGCCGCCTACCGGCATCTGGCCGCCCGCGACGACCTGCACGCCGTGCTGCATCTGGGCGACTACATCTACGAGTACGGCACCGGCACGTACCCCGCCGACCCGGTCCGGGTCCAGCAGCCCGCGCACGAGATCCTCACCCTCGCCGACTACCGTGTCCGGCACGGCCATTACCGCACCGACCCCGACTTGCGCGCTCTGCACGCCGCGCACCCCCTCATCGCGATCTGGGACGACCACGAGACGGCCAACGACACCTGGCGGGAGGGCGCGCAGAACCACACGCCGGGCGCGGAGGGCGACTGGTCGGCCCGCCGGGCCGCCGCCGTCCAGGCGTACTTCGAGTGGATACCGGTCCGCCCCGCCGTGGAGGGCACCACCTACCGGCGGTTGCGCTTCGGTGACCTGGCCGACCTCCACCTCCTGGACCTGCGTTCGTTCCGCGACCAGCAGGCCGCCAGCGGTGACGACACGGTGGACGCCCCGGACCGCACGCTCACCGGCCGCGCTCAACTCGACTGGCTCACCTCTGGGTTGTCCGCCTCTGACACCCGCTGGCACCTGATCGGCAACTCGGTGATGATCTCCCCGGTCGCCTTCGGCTCGGTCCCCGCGTTCCTCCTCGGCCCGATCGCCGAATGTCTCGGCGTCCCGGCCGGCGGCCTGGCCGTCAACACCGACCAGTGGGACGGCTACACGGCCGAGCGCCGACGGCTGCTGGACCACCTGCACGACCAGCGCATCACCAACACGGTGTTCCTGACCGGCGACATCCACATGCACTGGGCCACCGACGTCCCGCTGAACGCCGCCACGTATCCCCTGTCGCCGCCCGTCGCCACGGAGTTCGTCGTCACGTCCGTCACCTCGGACAACCTCGACGACATCCTCGGCGTGCCCGCCAACACCGTCTCCCCGCTGGCCGCCACCGCCGTCCGCGCGGCCAACCGGCACGTCCACTGGGTGGACATGGACGCCCACGGCTACGCCGTCCTCGACGTCACCGAACAGCGCGCCCAGATGGACTACTTCACCCTGTCGGACCGCGCCGACCCCGACGCGACCAGCGCTCTGACCCGCTCCTACCAGACCCGGACCGGCACCCAGCACACCACCCGCACCACCACCCCGATCCGCTGA